One Bacteroidales bacterium genomic window, TGGAAGCAGAAAATGCAGAAAATGCCATGCTGACAAGCAAAGGAGGTGGAGAAGTTACAGAAAGTCCCATTGATAAACTTAGAAAAACTGCCAAAGCCGACATTATCATGCAGCTAACCTGGGTTGTTAATGTACAGGGACCTAAAAAATCCATTTCATTTGTATTACAGGGGCTGGATGCATATACAGACAAACAAATTGCTTCTGCACAAGGTACAGGCGCGCAATCTTTTGCCTCCGAACTTGCTGTTTTATTGGAAGAGGCTGTTTTAGCCCATCTGGATAATTTTAATTCACAGCTTCAAGCCCATTTTGATGATATGTTTACTAATGGAAGGGAAATAATTGTCCGTATCAAAAAGTTTAGCAATTGGGATAACGATCTGGAAACTGAATATAACGGAAAGGAACTTGGCGCAATTATTGAAGACTGGATGGCTGCAAATACAGTGAACGGTCGTTTTAGTACAACAGATGCCACAGAAGATATGATGCTTTTCGAACAAGTAAGAATTCCTCTTTACGATCCATCGGGAAAAGCAATTGACGCCAGGGGGTTTTGTAAGGGCTTGCAATCATTTTTGAAGAACGCCCCTTATAATATCACAAATAAACTGATGACCAAAGGACTTGGGCAGGGCGTAATAGTTCTTGGCGATAAATAATTATTTAAAAATATGAAAACCATGAAAACTTATAAATTCATTTTGTTGCTAATTTTCGCTTTAAGTGTAAGTTTAGCAAAAGCACAAAACAATGACTTAGGCAGGATTTACCTGAACGCCTATGTCCCCGAACAAATTGAAGGGTTGCCCGAAATTGCAAAAAGCCAGCTGGAAAGCAAATTAAGCCAGATTGCTTTGCAAAATGGTATGGGGGGAAGCGTAATCTATCCGAGATTTATTATTTCGGCTAACGTTAATGTGCTTACTAAAGACATTACCTCCACTGCTCCGGCAATGATAGCATTAACACTGGAAATTGTTTTGTATATAGGGGACGGTATTGAAGGAAAAAGTTTTGCCACACATTCTTTAACTGTTAAAGGCGTTGATGCAAACGAAAACAAAGCATATATTTCTGCTATTAAAAACATCAAACCCGCGGATGCGTCATTGCAGGCATTTATTGAAAAAGGTAAAACAAAAATTATTGAATATTATAATTCTCGTTGCGACATTATCATTAAAGAGGCACAAACACTTGCAAGTATGAGCAAATACGATGAAGCTATCTGGAGCCTTACCAGTGTTCCTGATGCCTGCACTCAATGCTGGAATAAGTGTATTGCTGCTTTGGGGCCCATTTATCAGCAAAAAATAAACTATGAATGCAAAACAAAACTTCTGGACGCAACAAACGTCTGGAACGCAGGACAGAATTATGAGGCTGCAGAACAAGCCGGGGCTATTTTAGCCACTATTGACCCACAAGCATCCTGTATAAATGAAGCTAAAGCGTTATCAGAAAAAATTTCGAAAAGAGTTTATGAAATTGATAAACGGGAATGGAATTTTAAATACGACCAGGAAATCGGGCTCGAAAGAGATATGATAAAAGCTTACAGAGATGTAGGTGTAGCCTATGGAAACGGTCAGCCGAAAAATGTTACTGTCAATTATAAAACTTTGTGGTAAGAGCAGGCTAACCAAATAAATATTTTTAAAGAAGTTGTCTTATTTGACAGCTTCTTTTTTTTGTAGAAAGATGAACAAAAACATTAAGATTGATCGGGAGGTAAAAGCTTTGAATAGCGTCTTACCAGAGTTATAAGTCCGTGAGGTATAATAAAAAGGAAAGGCAGAAAAACACGGTTGATAAACCCGGGTATTAAAATGGATGTATGGCGATTCATAGCCCTTACAATTTTTCTGGCAAGCTTTTCGGGACGCATCATGATGCCCATTTTTAAAGCTTTTTTATGTCCCGCAGCACTCAGATCGTAAAGATCTGTAGAAACAGCGCCGGGGCACACACAGGTAACATTCACATTGTAATCAATCATCTCGGTGCGCAGGGAGCATGCAAAACTTTTCAGGAAGCGTTTTGTGGCCGCGTAAAAAGCTATGCCGGGATAAGGCATATAGGCCGCAAGAGATGAAATGATAATGATGTTGCCACTACGCCTTTGTTTCATTTCTTCGCCGAACAAGCGGCAAAGCATTGCAGGAGTGTTTACATGAAGTGACAAAATAGTTTCAATTTTTTTTATATCATTTTTTACCACTTCACCAAAAAAAAACACACCTGCATTATTCACCAGTACGTCAACCTGCAACTGATTTGTCTGACACCAGTTAAAAAGCTCTGCCGCGGCTTCCGGTAAGGCAAGATTTAAAAACAATGTGTGTGTTTCTGTGCTATATTTATTTTGTAGTTTTTCGGCAGCAATATGAAGTTGTTCTTTTTGATTGCTTACCAGTATCAGTTTATAGCCCCGCGATGCAAATTCTTTGGCTAAAGCAAAACCTATTCCGGAGCTTCCCCCGGTAATCAATACTGTTTCTGTTTTTTTTAAAGCAGGCATATTCAAAAATATACGAACTATTTCATAATTTTTAGTTCTTTTGCCAAACACATTGGCAGATTTTTAACATGCTGGTGGCAAGCCATCTCGATGGAATACATTCTGGCAATACAGTAATTGCTGCAAACACATTGGCTTCTTGCTTCCCTGTCTGTTTTCAGCCGTTTAACAAAACCCGGTTCGTTCAACAACGCCCGGGCCATGGAAACAAATTCAAAACCGCAATCAAGCACTTCATCAATTTTTTTTCCTGATATCAAGCCTCCAACGTAGATAAGCGGAAGTTTTAACTCTTTCCGGAATTTTAATGCGTCCTCCAGAAAATAAGCTTCAGTAAAAGGAATCGAAGGAATCATCCACCTTCCTGCAAGGCCAACACCCAACTTCAGCGGAATGTTTTTCATATAATACGTCAGTGTTCTTATGGGCATGTTGCCTCGCATTACATACATAGGAGCTTTGCTAACAAAGCCTCCGCTTAACACCATAGCATGAACACCTTCTTCTTCAATCATTCGGGCTACCTGAAGGCATTCGTCAATTTCCATTCCTCCGCGAAACCCATCACTCATGTTTGTTTTTACCACCACCGCCATATCGTTTTTAGCGGCTTTCATTACATTTTGAAGTGCCATTTTCATAAAACGTGCACGGTTTTCCAGTGTGCCGCCAAATTCATCTTTGCGATGATTGGTGTAGGGAGAGAGAAATTGACTAATGAGATATCCATGGCCGGCATGAACTTCCACGGCATCGAAGCCCGATTCGCGTGCAATATTTACTGCGTTACCAAAGGCTTGGGCAATATCAGCGATATCGTCTTTTGTCATTTTTTTCGACCATGTGGGCGAATAAATGTTTAATCCGCCTGATGGGGACAAAGGCATTCTGCCCGCCATGCTTTTTTTCGACATATTGCCACAATGCCCTAATTGTATAGATGCTGCAGCGCCTTCGTTATGAATTGCTTCGGTTAACTTTTTCAGTTCCGGAATAATCTCTTTTCTCAACCATAGTTGATGCGGAAACGATAGTCCATCGCGTGTCACGGAAGCATAAGCTACAGTTGACATACCAATTTCACCTGAAGCAACGGAACAGTGGTAATCAAGCAACATTTGCGAAGGGCGGTTGTCCGGGCACATGCCTTCGAAAGCTGCGGCACGAATAGTACGGTTGCGTAATTTTACAGGACCAATAAATGCAGGGCTGAATAGTTTGGGTGTGTCAGTCAAGTTTGTAAAGAGTTGGTTGGGGCAAAAGTATTACTTTTTGCCCAAATATCGCGCTCAATTTCCCAGGTAGTTACTGCCAGGTTCTGTAACTAATTAAAAAATCTCGGATGCAAAGGGCCTTGCTTATCACAACCAAAACGGCACAATAGCATTATTTCATGGCTGCCTTTTGTTGAACCGTATTTTATGCTGCCTGCTTTTATATCATAGGCATAGGATAGGCGAACTTGGTCAATGATTTTAACACCGGCCATAATAATGAAGGCATCATCTATTCTGTATGACAAACCGGCAAAAACGCGGTCTTTGATGTTGGTCATGGCATTAATTTCAAAGATGTGGATATTGCCAAGGCAGTTCCATGATAAAGCGGGGATTATTTCGACAGAAGGAGAAACTTTTATTGCATATTTAGCATACGTGTAATAATGCCTTGGCACTTTGTAAATTGTGGATTTTTTGAAAGAAGTGATAAGGTGTGTGGATGCAACACCAATGTTTAATCTTTTCCAGTTATATTCAATGCCAAAATCAAAGTCCGGCTTCAATTTGCTGTCTTTTATGATTACAGCATTGGGGTCATTAGGGTCTTCATAAGTTAGTCCGGCGCCATTAACTGACCTGTTGATAATACCCATTCCAAGTCCGAACGACAATGTCATTTCGTTGGTTAACCAGACATGATAGGAAATAGATGCTTTGGCATTAAGTGTTTTTTCGACAC contains:
- a CDS encoding SDR family NAD(P)-dependent oxidoreductase — translated: MPALKKTETVLITGGSSGIGFALAKEFASRGYKLILVSNQKEQLHIAAEKLQNKYSTETHTLFLNLALPEAAAELFNWCQTNQLQVDVLVNNAGVFFFGEVVKNDIKKIETILSLHVNTPAMLCRLFGEEMKQRRSGNIIIISSLAAYMPYPGIAFYAATKRFLKSFACSLRTEMIDYNVNVTCVCPGAVSTDLYDLSAAGHKKALKMGIMMRPEKLARKIVRAMNRHTSILIPGFINRVFLPFLFIIPHGLITLVRRYSKLLPPDQS
- a CDS encoding type IX secretion system membrane protein PorP/SprF, encoding MKKIIVLLSFLITTVAVFAQTDIQLSQQINNRVLFNPAATGQSGCYNFTILAREQWTGIKEAPSTQLFNFNKYFKGPKLGIGFTFIYDRVGVEKTLNAKASISYHVWLTNEMTLSFGLGMGIINRSVNGAGLTYEDPNDPNAVIIKDSKLKPDFDFGIEYNWKRLNIGVASTHLITSFKKSTIYKVPRHYYTYAKYAIKVSPSVEIIPALSWNCLGNIHIFEINAMTNIKDRVFAGLSYRIDDAFIIMAGVKIIDQVRLSYAYDIKAGSIKYGSTKGSHEIMLLCRFGCDKQGPLHPRFFN
- a CDS encoding DUF6175 family protein, which gives rise to MKTISKITLFATLMLLCAGSVFSQAKKPTIMVLPSDVWCNKNGYMIEYDNQGTLVKVPDYKKAFQENSDLLIVISKINGLMADRGFPLKNAESALKTLEAENAENAMLTSKGGGEVTESPIDKLRKTAKADIIMQLTWVVNVQGPKKSISFVLQGLDAYTDKQIASAQGTGAQSFASELAVLLEEAVLAHLDNFNSQLQAHFDDMFTNGREIIVRIKKFSNWDNDLETEYNGKELGAIIEDWMAANTVNGRFSTTDATEDMMLFEQVRIPLYDPSGKAIDARGFCKGLQSFLKNAPYNITNKLMTKGLGQGVIVLGDK
- a CDS encoding NADH:flavin oxidoreductase, which codes for MTDTPKLFSPAFIGPVKLRNRTIRAAAFEGMCPDNRPSQMLLDYHCSVASGEIGMSTVAYASVTRDGLSFPHQLWLRKEIIPELKKLTEAIHNEGAAASIQLGHCGNMSKKSMAGRMPLSPSGGLNIYSPTWSKKMTKDDIADIAQAFGNAVNIARESGFDAVEVHAGHGYLISQFLSPYTNHRKDEFGGTLENRARFMKMALQNVMKAAKNDMAVVVKTNMSDGFRGGMEIDECLQVARMIEEEGVHAMVLSGGFVSKAPMYVMRGNMPIRTLTYYMKNIPLKLGVGLAGRWMIPSIPFTEAYFLEDALKFRKELKLPLIYVGGLISGKKIDEVLDCGFEFVSMARALLNEPGFVKRLKTDREARSQCVCSNYCIARMYSIEMACHQHVKNLPMCLAKELKIMK